The DNA region TGAAAAATAAAAAAATATTGTATCAAAAGTACTCATAACTTTAGCCACTTTAAATACTTTTAACTTTAGACACTAATTAAATGGAACTACCAAAATACATATTAGGCGATAATACAGATTTTCCAAACGCAATTTTTGTAATTCATACCGATTTTCCTCGATTTATTATTAATTTAGAGGACGATGAAGTAGAATGGCTTGAAGATTTTGATCAACATGATGAAAAACAACTTGAGCTAGAAATGGAAAATTTAATCAACGAAGCTACCGCATTTTACGATAGAGAAGTAGCTAGATATGAAGACTAATTAAATGCTTGAACAACTTTTAGAACTAGATCAACAACTTTTTTTATATTTAAATAACTTAGGAAGTCCAACTTGGGACGGATTTTGGCTATTTTATACAGATAAATTACATTGGATTCCTTTTTACGCTGTCCTTTTCTTTTTTATGTATAAAAAAAGAAATGATAAATCTATTATTCTAACCGCAGTTGTTGTAGCGTTAATGATCTTATTTACAGATCAAGTAACAAACTTATTTAAGCATGGTTTGCAACGACCAAGACCTTGTCATGTAGAAGAATTATCTAATGTAATGCGATTAGTAAAATCTTGGTGTGGCGGCGCATATGGCTATTTTTCTGGACATGCAAGTAATAGTATGGCAGTTGCTATATTTTCTGGAATGATGTTAAAATATCGTTTTAAATACTTGATATATTTTATGATAATTTGGGCTATTGCAATGGGCTTTAGTCGTATCTATATTGGTGTGCATTACCCATTAGATGTACTTACAGGAATGATTTTTGGCGGACTTTCAGGATATATGTTTTATAGGTTTGAAGGCTACTTACATAAGCGTTTTACACTTAGATAATTTTTATTTTCTGCTTAATTCATAATAGTCAAACGTCAATCGGTCTTTGTATTGGCGACTTTCAGGTTCCGCTTCATTTAAATCAAAACGATTTATCTTTTCAATGTTGAAATATGGATTTAAGACATCCATATGTTCTTTAGATAATCCGTAAGTTAACAATCCAAATTTTGAGTCTTTTGGAAGACTTTCAATAGTATTTAAATTATGAATTGTTGGAATTTTTTCACCGTACTGCCAAATGGTTTCTGGAGTAGCATCACCAAAGCTATAAGTTTTAATACCGTCGGTTTCATTCTTCTGTAATAACTTAGAAATTGGTTTATAGTTTTCGCTTGTAAAGGTTTTAAAAACAGGTAAGCCAAAAGTAAAAATAGAAGCAAAAAAGACTACTGTTAGTAAAAATACATGCTTAATTTTCTTCTTGTATAGTTGCGTTAATATTAAAATTGAAATAACTAAAAGCACAAATCCAAATACAGAAAAGGTAACGATATGATTATGGAATTGTTCATAAAACAAATATGCTAATCCAAATGGAGCTACTAGACCTATAATTGCAATTAATATGAAATTGAAATACACTGGAATAGTTTCTTTTTTGCTATCTAAATATTTAAATCTTCTAAATAAATATTCTATATAAAATCCCGTATTTAGTGCTAACGGAATTAAAACAGGCATTAAGTATCTCGATTTTTTTTCTGGAATAATTGAAAGCAAGATAACAGCAATTACAGTCCATAAAAACGTGAATTTATAAGCTTTGTAATGAATAGCTCTACGTTTCATGTAAGGATACAATAACCCAATAAATGCAGGAATAGTCCAAATTCCGCTTTGCGTAAAAAAGCTCCAATAATAATAAAAAGGTCTAACATTGTAGCTTGTCCAATTTGCAGTTTCTTTACTTGTTATAGCTTCAAAAGTTTTAGGATCTTCTAGTCTTACGTATAAATACCAACTACCGCCTAAAATTAGAGCAAGTACCAAAATAGTAATTAAAGCTGGTAGTTTATATGTTATATTATTGAATTTAAATGTTAGTGCAAACGCAATTAAAAACGGTAATAACAGTGCGTAAAACGAAACAGGTCCTTTACTTAATAAGGAAGCAGCAATACCTAAACTTGCTAAAATGACGTGTTGCCAATTAACAGTTTCATTTTTAAATAAAAGAAACAAATAGTAAATAGCCACCATCATAAATCCGTGAGTAAAAACATCCCAAGGTGCTTCTATGGTAATGCCAATTACATAAAAAGAGGTAATTAAAATAAAAGCATTTATAGCACTATGCGCTCTACTTTTTAAAATGAATTTAGACAATTTAAAGGTGAAAATAGCTAAAACCATAACCATTAATATAGCTGGTAATCGCATTCCAAAAACGCTCTTTACACCAAATACTAATCCAGAAAATGCAGTAAGCCACGTTGGTAAAGGTGGTTTTTGATAACGTGGTACACCATTCATTGTGGTTAGTAACCAATTGTTATCTGTAATCATTTCTCTAGCGGTAATAAAATTACGCGCTTCCATAATTGTAACTTGTAAACTGTCTAGATTTGGTAGCAACATAATGCTAATAAATAAACACAGTATTACAATTGGATTACTTTTTATGTATTTAGGCATATTGTTTTTTTAAAATTATTAGATTTCTTACGTAAATGGTAGCACCAAGTAAATGACCGACTAAAAGCACTGGATCTTTTCTAAAAATAGCGTACGTTAAAATAAGAATAGATCCAATTAAACTTAATGCCCAAAAGCCAAAAGGTAAGGAAGATTCTTTATGTTTTTCAGAATACATCCATTGGTACACAAATCTAAAGGTAAATACAATTTGCGATATTATTCCTAAAAGCAATAACCAAAGTGGAATAGCTTCGTTTTTAAATAGTTTTACAGTATCAATTTCATTATTATTAAAATAGAAAACGGTAACAAAAACAGGCATTAATAACAATATCCATTGCATTAGTTTTGGATAGTTTTTCCATTGATTTTGTAGTTGAAGATTTCTAATGTAGATATAATACGTTAAGCCTTGACCGAGCATTATTGCAAAGTCATTACGTAAATAGCCATAAATAAATAACAGGAAAGAAGCTATTAAACTTAAAGTCCAAAATAGAGTAGGTGTTATAACTTTTTTTTGCTTTTCGCTAGTAATCCATTGTATAATTAACCTAGAAGAAAATAAGATTTGCGCTAAAAAGCCAATACTATAAATTAACCAATCACTCATCTATTTTTTCTTAGCAACTTCGTAATTAATGTACTTTTTTTTCATCCATAAATATGCAAAACAATCCATTAATGGACCTAAAAGCCTATTCCAAAGCCCAAATTTAGCTTGACCAGCAATACGAGGAAAATGTTGCACAGGAACTTGTTTTACTTTACCGTTTTGTAATAATATCATAGCCGGTAAAAAACGATGTAGTCCTTTAAACATTGGTATGCGTTTGGCGTAATCTGTTCGTATTACTTTTAATGGGCAACCAGTATCGTCCATACCGTCTTTTGTAAAAGCACGTCTAATACCATTTGCAATTTTAGACGACATATTTTTTACAAAACTATCCTTACGATTTGCACGTACGCCAGTTACTAATTGATACTCATTAATATGTTCTAAAAGTAAATTAAAATCTGAAGGCGCAGTTTGTAAATCCGAATCTATATAACCAACAAAAGGTGTATCTGTGTAATCAAAGCCTGCTTTTATTGCAGCACTTAAACCTCTATTTTCTTTAAAAAGAATGTAGTAAAAAGCCTCATTACGATTACAAATGTCTTCTATTAATTGCTGGCTTTTATCCTTAGAACCATCATTTACAAATAAGATTTTAGTAGTCTTAGTAGCTATTTTTGTGTAAGCTAAAAGTTCTTTTTCTACTCTTGCTAAATTGTCCTCTTCATTATAAACAGGAACTATAATTGTAAATTCGTAATTCATTATACATGGCTTAGTCTTGCAAAAGTATTATTTTTTATGAATAGCAATTTAAGTTTCACTTAAAAGTTGTTATTTTGTTAAACATTATAATTTTTTAATGAATATATTAGTTACAGGAGCAGCAGGATTTATAGGTTCTCATACCGCAGAACGTTTACAAGAATTAGGACATCATGTTATTGGAGTAGATAATTTTAATGATTATTACAGTTTAGAATTAAAACAACTAAATGAAAATGCTTTAAAAGACAAAGGTATTTCTGTTATGCATTTAGATTTAAGAGATGCTAATGCTTTAGAAAAATTACCTAAGCATATAAACTATATTTTTCATTACGCTGCACAACCAGGAATATCTGTAACATCTACTTTTGAAGATTATTTTACTAACAATGTAATTGCAACTAAAAACCTTATTGACTATGCTTTACAATTAGAAGATTTAAAATTGTTTGTAAACATAGCAACATCTTCTATTTATGGCTTAGAGGCTACGTTCACCGAAGATGTAGCGCCAAAACCTGCTTCGCATTATGGTGTAACCAAGTTAACTGCTGAACAATTAGTACTTCAAAAAAGCAGAGAACAGCAGTTTAAATCTTGTTCTTTAAGGTTGTATTCTGTCATTGGTCCACGTGAACGTCCAGAGAAAATGTACACTAAGCTTATTGCTTGTGGTTTAAATGATGAAGCTTTTCCTTTGTATGAAGGCAGTGATAAACATTTACGAAGCTTTACTTATGTAGGCGATATTGTTGATGGTGTTGTAAGCGTTATTGATAATGAAAATAAAGTAAATGGCGAAATTATTAACCTAGGAACAGAAGTTGAACATACGACCAAAGAAGGTATAGAAGCAGTAGAACAAGTTCTAGGAAAATCTATAAAAATTGAAGTTATCCCTAAACGTGCAGGTGATCAATTACGTACAAAAGCTAATATAGATAAAGCTAGAACGCTACTTAATTATAATCCAAAAACAACCTTGTTAGAAGCGGTAAAGAAGCAAGTAGAATGGTATAAGGAAAACTTTTAGTTATTTTAATCCTAATAAATATTCAGCAGCAACAAAAGGTGTAGTTTTATTAGCTTCTATTAAATCCAATTGTTTTTGTAATTCTATTTTTATGGTAGGATGATTAAAAAAATCACTTTTTAATTGTTCTTCAATAGTTTGAAGTAGCCAAAATTTATTTTGTTCTTTTCGTTTATGATTAAAAAACGAATTTTCTGTAGTTAATAAAATGTAATCATTAATTACAGACCAAATATTATCAATACCTTCATTTTTTAGTCCGCTACACAAAGTGACTTTAGGTTGCCAAGTAGAAGCTTTAGGAGGATAAAGATGTAAAGCACGGTTAAATTCAACTTTAGCTAGTTTAGCAGCTTTTAGATTGTCTCCGTCGGCTTTATTAATAGCAATAGCATCTGCCATTTCAATAATTCCACGTTTTATACCTTGTAATTCGTCTCCTGCACCAGCTAATTTTAAAAGTAGAAAGAAATCTACCATGCTATGTACAGCAGTTTCACTTTGTCCAACACCAACAGTTTCAATTAAAATAGTATTGAATCCAGCAGCTTCACATAATATTATAGTTTCTCTAGTTTTTCTGGCTACGCCACCAAGTGAATCTCCAGAAGCTGAAGGACGTATGTAAGCATTAGGATTATTTACTAAAGATTCCATTCTAGTTTTATCACCTAAAATACTTCCTTTGGTTAAAGTACTACTTGGATCTACCGCAAGAACAGCTACTTTTTTTTCTTGAGTCGTTAGATAATTACCAAAAGCTTCTATAAAAGTACTTTTTCCAACACCAGGAACGCCTGTAATACCAATCCTAACTGATTTGTTAGCATGCGGTAAGCAAGCTTTAATAATTTGATTTGCTTGAGAATTATGGTTAGGATTTTTACTTTCTACAATAGTAATAGCTTGGCTTAGTGCAGTGATATCTCCGTTTAGTAACGCATTAATTAGATCTTGCGTATTGCGTTTAGACTTACGTTTGGCTTTTAATTTTGCAATAGCTTTGGCATTAGTACTTTTAGTGTCTAAAACACCTTCTTTTTCTGATAATGCCGATTTATGTTGCGATTTTTTTGCCAATTAAATAGTTGGTATTTATCTATTTAAAGGGATTTCTATTTTAACAATATCCCAAGCCATAGTCATTTTTAAATCATCTGTGGAGTTATCAAATGCGATAGTAAATTGCTCTACAGGACTTTTTAATTTCTCTACAGGAACTTCAGCTTCGATAATATCAAAATTTGGATCCCACATTGGTTCCATTTTTTCATTTACTCCCCATTCGTATAGTTTAGAATTAAACATAACTTTCCAGGTCTTTTCCATTGGAACAGTCCAAATTGTGTATTTTCCTTTAGGAAGATACATGCCTTGAATTGTTAGGTCTTGATTAGTTTCAAAAGTAGTAGCTTCGTTTGCACCAGTTCTCCAAACTTGATCAAATGGGACTAAAGCACCAAAAATTTGACGGTTTCTTTTAGAAGGTCTATTGTAAAATACTTCTAATTTTAAATCGTCTACTTTAAATGCAACAGTTTTAGGTGGACTTAAACGCTGTTCAAAAACACCAGTTTTTGTAAAAAATTGATATCCTAATACCGAAATTGCTAAAAGTATTAATGCGTAAATTACCCACTTTAAAAATGTATTCATTCTAAAACTAAAGATTAATTAAGTTAACAAAATTAAATTAAATTAATTGAATATACGCATAACGAAAAATTAATTTAGATGTTATCTTTACATGCCCTAAAAAAAGAAATTATGCTAACTGAAAAATTACTTAAAACTATCCAACCTGCTTCAATTAATGTAATTGATTCTTCAATTAAAAAGTCAGATTATATTCCAATCGATTTGTCTAAAAATAACAACGATTTGTTGCAGTTTGACGTGTCTTCTTCTAGTGCTTGGGAAAAATATATTAATGACTATTTAAAATCAAATCAAAAAGAATTAGCGTATGGTGGTTATTTAGAAACTAGAAATCTATACGACAGAAGTAGTTATTTTAATACTGTATCTAAAGAAAATCAAAGAAATATTCATATAGGACTTGATTTATGGTGTCCAGCAAACACAAACGTTTTAGCTGCTTTTAATGGTGTTGTACATAGTTTTAATAACAACACAAATTTTGGTGATTATGGACCTACAATAATTTTAAAACACCAAATAGACAATTTTAGTTTTTACACTTTATACGGACATTTATCTATAAATTCTTTAGAAAAATTAGCTAAAGGTAAAGAGGTTAAGCAAGGTGAAGTTATAGCGCAATTAGGAACAGCCGAAGTAAACGGAGATTACGCGCCACATCTTCATTTTCAAATTATTATTGACATAGAAGAAAAAGAAGGAGATTATCCTGGTGTTTGTAGTCTTAAAGATTTAGATTTTTATACTAAAAACACAATAGATCCAAAATTAGTTTTAGGTTTAGATTAACTAAAAAGGTTTAAATCTCTTTTGTATTTATATTCTGTAGGATGTAATAAAGCTAGGTATATTATTAGAATACATCCAAACAAGATAAATTCTGGTTTTAGAATTAAAATTAAAAAAGCTGCACCTTCAATAATTGCCCATCTAGCAATATTGGCGCTTTGATAATTTAGTAAAATCTGTTGTTGGTCTTGAGTAGTATCAATTTTAGAAATTAATTGTTTATATAGTAATTGACTAATAAAATATGCGATTAAGGGTATTAAAGCATAAAATAAATCTTCACTATTCACTTTTGGAAAAGATAAATTTTTAATATCAATACTATTATTGTTTAATACAATATAAGCTAGTATAAGACCTATTACTAAGGCTATATGGATAATTTTAAAAACTTTAAATTGTTGTTGCATGATTATTTATCTAATAGTTTCTATTTTACCATAAATATTACGATGTGCTAAAGATTTTCCGAAGAAAAATCCAGCAATAACACTAATTCCATCACAAATGTAAAACCATGTAGGAGAAGGGATCATGATCCAATTTGCAACAGTCGCAAACACCATAAAAGCAGCTACGATGTAAGCTGGTATTATAGATGTTTTTGAAATTAGTCCTGCAACATACATACCTATAGCTAGTCCAACGCCATGTGCAATTATAACAGCAAACATAGCGCCTTTTGGTATCGCTTCTATATTATTTTTTAACCATTCCATATTAGAAGGTTCTGCACCTTCTGGAAATGGGAAAAAAGTGTGTCCTAATTTTTCTATGATAAATATTGAAAGGCTAGAAGCAATTAACCCTACAATAGTTGCTAATATATTTTTAAGCATAAATTTTGATTTAGTTAGTTAAATAAAATTACAAAAAAATCTCAAAGCAAATACTTTGAGATTTTTTAATTGATTATAATTTAATTTTTAGTTATTCACTAAAACCCATTCTCCTTTAGCAATTAAAGGCTCTGCTTGTTTGTATTTAACTGTTTTATTTTCGCCAGTCATAACATTTTTTATAGTTACTCTATCATTACGACCTATTTTAGGTTGGTCTCTTACAATAGTTTCTATAACTTGTTGTTGCGGTTGCGTATTTGAAGCAGCTCTGTTTTGCGCAGCACGTTCGTCAAGGTTCGGAATTTCGTCTTTTTGAGTTTTAAGATTTTCTTTTTGACGCACCTGTTTTGCTTCACTAATTGCATTTGTAGTTTCAGTAGGAAGTTCACCTTTAAATAAAAATGAAATAACGTCTTTATTTACACTGTCTATCATACCTTTAAACAGTTCAAAAGCTTCAAACTTGTAAATTAATAAAGGATCTTTTTGCTCGTGTACTGCTAACTGTACAGATTGTTTTAACTCATCCATTTTACGTAAATGAGTTTTCCAAGCATCATCGATAATGGCAAGTGTTATGTTTTTTTCAAAGTCTGTTATTAGCTGTTTTCCTTTAGTTTCGTATGCTTTTTCTAAATCGGTAACCACTTGTAATGTTTTAGTTCCATCGGTAAATGGTACTACAATACGTTTGTAACGATCACGTTGGTTTTCGTAAACATTTTCTATAACAGGGAAAGCAATTTCGGCATTGCGTTCCATTTTGTTTTTATAATGATCAAACGCTGCTTTGTATATGGTTTGCGCTATATCTAAAGCTGATAATTTATTGAATTCTGCTTCAGAAATTGGTGACGACATTGAGAAGAATCTAATTAATTCAAATTCAAAATTCTTAAAGTCGTTTGCGTTTTTATTAGTTTCAGCAATTAACTCAGACGTATCATAAAGCATATTTGCTAAATCTACTCTTAATCTTTCACCAAATAATGCATGATAACGACGCTTGTAAACGACTTCACGTTGCGAGTTCATTACATCATCATATTCAAGAAGACGTTTACGTACACCAAATTGGTTTTCTTCTACCTTTTTCTGTGCACGCTCAATAGATTTTGAAATCATAGAATGCTGAATCACTTCGCCTTCTTTTAATCCCATTCTATCCATCATTTTGGCAATACGTTCGCTACCAAAAAGACGCATTAAGTTATCTTCTAACGATACGTAAAATTGTGAGCTTCCAGGATCACCTTGTCTACCAGCACGACCACGTAACTGTCTGTCTACACGGCGCGAATCATGACGTTCTGTACCAATAATTGCTAATCCGCCAGCAGCTTTAACTTCGTCTGATAATTTAATATCTGTACCACGACCAGCCATGTTTGTTGCAATGGTTACTTGTCCTGGTTTACCTGCATCTGCTACAATATCTGCTTCTTTTTTATGAAGTTTTGCATTTAAGACATTATGAGGTATTTTCCGTATAGAAAGCATTTTACCTAGTAATTCTGAGATTTCTACACTTGTGGTACCAATTAATACTGGTCGTCCAGCTTGAGAAAGTTTTGTTACTTCCTCTATAACTGCATTATACTTTTCACGCTTTGTTTTATATACTAAATCTTCACGGTCGTCTCTTGCAATTGGTCTATTTGTTGGTATTTCTACAACATCTAGTTTGTAAATTTCCCAGAATTCTCCAGCTTCGGTCACAGCAGTACCTGTCATACCGGCAAGTTTACGGTACATACGGAAGTAATTTTGCAATGTAATTGTAGCAAAAGTTTGTGTTGCATCTTCAATCTTTACATTTTCTTTTGCTTCTATTGCTTGATGTAAACCGTCTGAGTAACGACGACCATCCATTATACGACCAGTTTGCTCGTCTACAATCATTACTTTATTATCCATAACTACGTATTGTACGTCTTTTTCAAACAATGCGTAAGCTTTTAATAACTGGTTTAATGTGTGTATACGTTCTGACTTTATAGCAAAATCACGGAATAAATCTTCTTTAAGATTTGCTTCTTCTTCGCTAGAAAGATTTTGGTTTTCTATTTTGGCAATTTCTACACCAA from Mesoflavibacter profundi includes:
- a CDS encoding phosphatase PAP2 family protein, translated to MLEQLLELDQQLFLYLNNLGSPTWDGFWLFYTDKLHWIPFYAVLFFFMYKKRNDKSIILTAVVVALMILFTDQVTNLFKHGLQRPRPCHVEELSNVMRLVKSWCGGAYGYFSGHASNSMAVAIFSGMMLKYRFKYLIYFMIIWAIAMGFSRIYIGVHYPLDVLTGMIFGGLSGYMFYRFEGYLHKRFTLR
- a CDS encoding ArnT family glycosyltransferase gives rise to the protein MPKYIKSNPIVILCLFISIMLLPNLDSLQVTIMEARNFITAREMITDNNWLLTTMNGVPRYQKPPLPTWLTAFSGLVFGVKSVFGMRLPAILMVMVLAIFTFKLSKFILKSRAHSAINAFILITSFYVIGITIEAPWDVFTHGFMMVAIYYLFLLFKNETVNWQHVILASLGIAASLLSKGPVSFYALLLPFLIAFALTFKFNNITYKLPALITILVLALILGGSWYLYVRLEDPKTFEAITSKETANWTSYNVRPFYYYWSFFTQSGIWTIPAFIGLLYPYMKRRAIHYKAYKFTFLWTVIAVILLSIIPEKKSRYLMPVLIPLALNTGFYIEYLFRRFKYLDSKKETIPVYFNFILIAIIGLVAPFGLAYLFYEQFHNHIVTFSVFGFVLLVISILILTQLYKKKIKHVFLLTVVFFASIFTFGLPVFKTFTSENYKPISKLLQKNETDGIKTYSFGDATPETIWQYGEKIPTIHNLNTIESLPKDSKFGLLTYGLSKEHMDVLNPYFNIEKINRFDLNEAEPESRQYKDRLTFDYYELSRK
- a CDS encoding lipid-A-disaccharide synthase N-terminal domain-containing protein, whose translation is MSDWLIYSIGFLAQILFSSRLIIQWITSEKQKKVITPTLFWTLSLIASFLLFIYGYLRNDFAIMLGQGLTYYIYIRNLQLQNQWKNYPKLMQWILLLMPVFVTVFYFNNNEIDTVKLFKNEAIPLWLLLLGIISQIVFTFRFVYQWMYSEKHKESSLPFGFWALSLIGSILILTYAIFRKDPVLLVGHLLGATIYVRNLIILKKQYA
- a CDS encoding glycosyltransferase family 2 protein, producing MNYEFTIIVPVYNEEDNLARVEKELLAYTKIATKTTKILFVNDGSKDKSQQLIEDICNRNEAFYYILFKENRGLSAAIKAGFDYTDTPFVGYIDSDLQTAPSDFNLLLEHINEYQLVTGVRANRKDSFVKNMSSKIANGIRRAFTKDGMDDTGCPLKVIRTDYAKRIPMFKGLHRFLPAMILLQNGKVKQVPVQHFPRIAGQAKFGLWNRLLGPLMDCFAYLWMKKKYINYEVAKKK
- a CDS encoding NAD-dependent epimerase/dehydratase family protein, translating into MNILVTGAAGFIGSHTAERLQELGHHVIGVDNFNDYYSLELKQLNENALKDKGISVMHLDLRDANALEKLPKHINYIFHYAAQPGISVTSTFEDYFTNNVIATKNLIDYALQLEDLKLFVNIATSSIYGLEATFTEDVAPKPASHYGVTKLTAEQLVLQKSREQQFKSCSLRLYSVIGPRERPEKMYTKLIACGLNDEAFPLYEGSDKHLRSFTYVGDIVDGVVSVIDNENKVNGEIINLGTEVEHTTKEGIEAVEQVLGKSIKIEVIPKRAGDQLRTKANIDKARTLLNYNPKTTLLEAVKKQVEWYKENF
- the meaB gene encoding methylmalonyl Co-A mutase-associated GTPase MeaB; translated protein: MAKKSQHKSALSEKEGVLDTKSTNAKAIAKLKAKRKSKRNTQDLINALLNGDITALSQAITIVESKNPNHNSQANQIIKACLPHANKSVRIGITGVPGVGKSTFIEAFGNYLTTQEKKVAVLAVDPSSTLTKGSILGDKTRMESLVNNPNAYIRPSASGDSLGGVARKTRETIILCEAAGFNTILIETVGVGQSETAVHSMVDFFLLLKLAGAGDELQGIKRGIIEMADAIAINKADGDNLKAAKLAKVEFNRALHLYPPKASTWQPKVTLCSGLKNEGIDNIWSVINDYILLTTENSFFNHKRKEQNKFWLLQTIEEQLKSDFFNHPTIKIELQKQLDLIEANKTTPFVAAEYLLGLK
- a CDS encoding DUF2911 domain-containing protein, producing the protein MNTFLKWVIYALILLAISVLGYQFFTKTGVFEQRLSPPKTVAFKVDDLKLEVFYNRPSKRNRQIFGALVPFDQVWRTGANEATTFETNQDLTIQGMYLPKGKYTIWTVPMEKTWKVMFNSKLYEWGVNEKMEPMWDPNFDIIEAEVPVEKLKSPVEQFTIAFDNSTDDLKMTMAWDIVKIEIPLNR
- a CDS encoding peptidoglycan DD-metalloendopeptidase family protein, with amino-acid sequence MLTEKLLKTIQPASINVIDSSIKKSDYIPIDLSKNNNDLLQFDVSSSSAWEKYINDYLKSNQKELAYGGYLETRNLYDRSSYFNTVSKENQRNIHIGLDLWCPANTNVLAAFNGVVHSFNNNTNFGDYGPTIILKHQIDNFSFYTLYGHLSINSLEKLAKGKEVKQGEVIAQLGTAEVNGDYAPHLHFQIIIDIEEKEGDYPGVCSLKDLDFYTKNTIDPKLVLGLD
- a CDS encoding MFS transporter translates to MQQQFKVFKIIHIALVIGLILAYIVLNNNSIDIKNLSFPKVNSEDLFYALIPLIAYFISQLLYKQLISKIDTTQDQQQILLNYQSANIARWAIIEGAAFLILILKPEFILFGCILIIYLALLHPTEYKYKRDLNLFS
- the secA gene encoding preprotein translocase subunit SecA, with product MSFLNSVLKMFVGDKSKQDVKAIMPIVDKIKSFESALEALSTDQLRDKTKEFKAKIADARQPFYSKIETLEQEAEATEDIDRREDIYQEIDKIKDDAYTATEAVLNDILPEAFAVVKETAKRFKDNTSITVEANEFDRLISGEHDYVTLEGDKAIWANSWDAAGKEVTWDMVHYDVQLIGGIAMHQGKIAEMQTGEGKTLVATLPVYLNALAGKGVHLVTVNDYLAKRDSAWMAPIFQFHGLSVDCIDYHQPNSDARRKAYNADITYGTNNEFGFDYLRDNMAHAPGDLVQRPHHFAIVDEVDSVLIDDARTPLIISGPVPKGDEHEFTLLKPKVEDIVNVQRKYLTTVLATAKKLIADGDVKEGGFQLLRVYRGMPKNKALIKFLSEEGVKQLLQKTENYFMQDNNREMPRIDAELYYVIEEKNNQIELTDKGVDYLSGKDNPDFFVMPEIGVEIAKIENQNLSSEEEANLKEDLFRDFAIKSERIHTLNQLLKAYALFEKDVQYVVMDNKVMIVDEQTGRIMDGRRYSDGLHQAIEAKENVKIEDATQTFATITLQNYFRMYRKLAGMTGTAVTEAGEFWEIYKLDVVEIPTNRPIARDDREDLVYKTKREKYNAVIEEVTKLSQAGRPVLIGTTSVEISELLGKMLSIRKIPHNVLNAKLHKKEADIVADAGKPGQVTIATNMAGRGTDIKLSDEVKAAGGLAIIGTERHDSRRVDRQLRGRAGRQGDPGSSQFYVSLEDNLMRLFGSERIAKMMDRMGLKEGEVIQHSMISKSIERAQKKVEENQFGVRKRLLEYDDVMNSQREVVYKRRYHALFGERLRVDLANMLYDTSELIAETNKNANDFKNFEFELIRFFSMSSPISEAEFNKLSALDIAQTIYKAAFDHYKNKMERNAEIAFPVIENVYENQRDRYKRIVVPFTDGTKTLQVVTDLEKAYETKGKQLITDFEKNITLAIIDDAWKTHLRKMDELKQSVQLAVHEQKDPLLIYKFEAFELFKGMIDSVNKDVISFLFKGELPTETTNAISEAKQVRQKENLKTQKDEIPNLDERAAQNRAASNTQPQQQVIETIVRDQPKIGRNDRVTIKNVMTGENKTVKYKQAEPLIAKGEWVLVNN